In Oscillatoria acuminata PCC 6304, a single window of DNA contains:
- a CDS encoding MogA/MoaB family molybdenum cofactor biosynthesis protein produces the protein MTNIPHPDSQPVTVHCAIVTISDTRTPETDRSGQLIQGLLTQNSHAVVDYTILPDEPALIQGHLVALGQHPELEAVIFNGGTGIAPRDTTYDAIALLLEKTLPGFGEIFRALSYQEIGSRAIASRAIAGLYQSKLIFSIPGSSGAVKLALQQLILPELIHLTQQVKSGGH, from the coding sequence ATGACAAACATCCCTCATCCTGACTCTCAACCCGTTACCGTCCATTGCGCTATTGTCACGATTAGCGACACGCGCACCCCAGAAACGGACCGCAGTGGCCAATTGATTCAAGGGTTATTGACCCAGAACTCTCATGCTGTGGTAGATTATACGATTCTTCCCGATGAACCGGCGTTGATTCAGGGCCATCTAGTCGCCCTAGGTCAACATCCGGAGTTAGAAGCGGTAATTTTTAATGGGGGAACCGGGATCGCGCCGAGGGATACGACTTATGATGCGATCGCACTGTTACTAGAGAAGACTTTACCCGGTTTTGGGGAAATCTTTCGCGCCTTAAGCTATCAAGAAATCGGGTCGCGGGCGATCGCCTCTCGGGCGATCGCTGGCCTTTATCAATCTAAGTTAATTTTCTCCATCCCTGGTTCAAGCGGGGCGGTGAAACTTGCCCTCCAGCAGCTCATTTTACCCGAATTAATTCACCTCACTCAACAGGTAAAATCCGGGGGACATTGA
- a CDS encoding VOC family protein, with amino-acid sequence MKLKRIGHIAIRVTDLDRAVQFYHNLGMTVVWKDPDWAYLKAGEDGLALLSPSYKHAGPHFGFVFSDRAEIQSAYDRLKAEGADVREIHDHRDGTASFYGKDPDGNWFEYLYEPTTINQPARTTP; translated from the coding sequence ATGAAGCTGAAACGGATCGGACATATTGCCATTCGGGTCACGGACCTCGATCGCGCAGTGCAATTTTACCACAACTTAGGCATGACTGTGGTCTGGAAGGACCCGGATTGGGCCTATTTAAAAGCTGGAGAGGATGGATTGGCCCTGCTGAGTCCCAGCTACAAACACGCCGGACCCCATTTTGGCTTTGTCTTCAGCGATCGGGCCGAAATCCAGTCTGCCTACGATCGCCTCAAAGCAGAAGGGGCCGATGTCCGGGAAATCCATGATCACCGCGATGGGACTGCCTCCTTCTACGGCAAGGACCCGGATGGGAACTGGTTTGAATATCTCTACGAACCCACGACGATCAATCAACCCGCCCGGACTACCCCTTAA
- the psb28 gene encoding photosystem II reaction center protein Psb28, whose amino-acid sequence MTEIQFSRGIKEEVVPDVRLTRSKDGKQGTATFYFKNPAILDKDSTDEITGMYLLDEEGEIACRDVKGKFVNGQADGIEATHVMKSQADWDRFMRFMERYAKENGLGFSKA is encoded by the coding sequence ATGACTGAAATTCAGTTTTCCCGAGGCATCAAGGAAGAAGTGGTCCCAGACGTGCGGCTAACTCGCTCTAAAGATGGCAAACAGGGAACCGCCACTTTTTACTTCAAAAATCCCGCGATTCTGGACAAGGATAGCACCGATGAGATTACCGGGATGTACTTGCTGGATGAAGAAGGGGAAATCGCTTGCCGGGATGTCAAGGGTAAATTCGTGAACGGACAAGCTGACGGCATCGAAGCGACCCATGTGATGAAATCTCAAGCGGATTGGGATCGGTTTATGCGGTTCATGGAACGCTACGCCAAGGAAAATGGTTTAGGGTTTAGCAAGGCGTAA
- a CDS encoding Uma2 family endonuclease, which produces MSLTIEHLKNLQSKLQNDSNDYQIELREGNLIVMGPSDIVSSYIGAQLSFLLNLWVNPRRLGLVFDSSGGFILPNADLTAPDVSYVSRSRMPRTVRYFSEVVPDLVVEIKSQSDRLTKLREKILMFLEQGVKVGILIDPDELTVTLYRPNQTPIVFTDTETLTLPELLPGWELQISDLWPPVFEENGD; this is translated from the coding sequence ATGTCTTTGACAATTGAACACTTAAAAAATCTGCAATCTAAACTCCAAAATGATTCCAATGATTACCAGATAGAATTGCGCGAGGGAAACCTGATTGTCATGGGTCCATCAGATATTGTTTCCAGCTATATTGGTGCACAGTTGAGCTTTCTCCTCAATCTTTGGGTAAACCCTCGTCGCCTGGGGTTAGTCTTTGACTCTAGCGGTGGGTTTATTTTACCGAATGCTGATTTAACCGCCCCGGATGTGTCTTATGTGTCGCGATCGCGAATGCCGCGCACTGTCCGGTATTTTAGCGAAGTGGTTCCGGATTTAGTAGTAGAAATCAAATCTCAAAGCGATCGCCTTACTAAACTCCGAGAAAAAATTTTAATGTTTCTGGAACAAGGGGTAAAAGTGGGGATTTTAATCGACCCCGATGAATTAACCGTTACCCTCTATCGCCCCAATCAAACCCCCATCGTTTTTACCGACACCGAAACCCTGACTCTTCCCGAATTGCTTCCCGGATGGGAATTACAAATCTCTGATTTATGGCCCCCAGTGTTTGAGGAAAATGGGGATTAA
- a CDS encoding ABC transporter permease: MSNANPIQPEMPRNLTPNLSQKAWERFYQDKMAVLGAIALTIILLCVIFGPIFYTTAIDEIDFSRSSMGPSWHHPFGTNSLGQDILARMLSGGRISIAVGIAAMLVAITVGVFIGAIAGYYGGIIDALLMRLTDLFLALPQLPLLLLVVYLFRESIRAVAGPELGIFILVVLVIGSLTWMSVARLVRAGFLTVKQLEFVSAARALGASPRRIIWIHILPNIIGPVIVAATLAIGNAIITESTLSFFGLGFPPDVPTWGRMLYDARDYLQTSPHQAIFPGLAIFITVSSINYIGDGLRDALDPQSSAI, from the coding sequence ATGTCTAATGCGAATCCCATTCAGCCCGAAATGCCCCGCAATTTAACGCCCAATTTAAGCCAAAAAGCATGGGAGAGATTTTATCAGGATAAAATGGCGGTTTTGGGTGCGATCGCCCTTACCATTATCCTCCTATGCGTTATTTTCGGTCCCATCTTCTACACCACCGCCATTGATGAAATTGATTTCAGTCGGTCCTCAATGGGTCCAAGTTGGCATCATCCCTTTGGCACCAATTCCCTGGGTCAAGATATCCTCGCCCGAATGTTATCCGGAGGACGAATCTCCATCGCCGTGGGTATCGCTGCCATGTTGGTGGCGATTACCGTCGGGGTATTCATCGGCGCAATTGCTGGATATTATGGCGGTATCATTGATGCCTTACTCATGCGTCTGACTGACTTATTTTTAGCCCTTCCGCAGTTACCTTTACTGCTGTTAGTAGTTTATTTGTTTCGTGAATCAATTCGGGCAGTTGCGGGTCCAGAATTGGGGATTTTTATCCTAGTTGTTTTGGTGATTGGTTCCCTCACCTGGATGTCTGTCGCCCGCCTAGTTCGGGCCGGATTTTTAACGGTTAAACAACTAGAGTTTGTCAGCGCAGCACGTGCTTTGGGTGCATCTCCCCGGCGGATTATTTGGATTCATATTTTACCGAATATTATTGGTCCGGTAATTGTTGCGGCAACCCTGGCGATCGGCAATGCCATTATTACCGAATCCACCCTCAGCTTTTTTGGATTAGGATTTCCCCCCGACGTTCCCACCTGGGGACGAATGCTTTATGATGCCCGAGATTACTTACAAACCTCACCCCATCAAGCGATTTTTCCAGGACTAGCAATTTTTATCACCGTCAGCAGCATTAATTATATCGGAGACGGATTACGCGACGCCCTCGACCCTCAAAGTAGTGCTATTTAA
- a CDS encoding right-handed parallel beta-helix repeat-containing protein: protein MVATHGTEENNSIEGLPAQSEILLGPEGNDTILGSPGDDLLQGNPGSNYIQGNQGNDFLYAGPDDDTLSGGPGNDILVGQVGNNVLYGNEGNDILYGVAGNNILFGNQGNDWVVGGEGNDIIYGGQDDDTVFGGEGDDLLYGDKGNDVLLGNEGNDTLYAGEGNNLLYGNQGNDLLVGNGGDDTLYGGQDDDTVFGGDGDDLIFGDKGNDVLFGNGGNDTISGGEGDDLIFADEGNNWLNGNEGNDILYGGEVDDTLYANQGNNFLSGGGGSDVLVAGFGSDTLVGGAGGDLFILARGTGSFTRSEANLIVDFTFGEDQIELLGELRFENLNFIQEGDGNSSNTLIQDIRTGEYLAILQGVRRTDIEFTRSAFIEPPPPPDSEPVLFFPPSNPIPPAPSQVFVANDTTPLGPIAMLSTEGNSSNTEYSLLDVVDSEGESVSDLFEIDSETGEILLTNTENLSDRSYFEIEVAVSEAGRNTEILEVYRVYTSIQTAIAQANPGDTIIVSGGTYSELLEINKALTLKGFHAGVAGGDSARGTNETVISSQAGGTSIRILASNVTLDGIETNGDILAVQGNNGTGIENLVIENVRVIDALDGINLEDAATATVENNLIQGSGGIVLGMFDSTMSAIVRNNTLDSVDFGILGSLSESEVEDNQVRLGENRNLSNLPVGADQEEVGIKLVSNSENVTLTNNAIENAPIGIVVEPEVTNAFLENNSFSNTSEEIRVMASNNPAVVTVENQPQINIITGSSGPDSLQGTEGNDLLFPGDGVDTLTGGKGQDIFVYATSNSPGTASDRITDFTFGSDGDVIALTENLSGVSGGTPVTLSKASVMDGTETVILDTQANILAITSSNARIGYATDTGKLYIDNDGDFTSGAIAQVNLGIGNLTADNIMFLD, encoded by the coding sequence ATGGTCGCCACCCACGGCACAGAGGAAAACAATAGCATAGAGGGCCTACCCGCCCAGTCCGAAATTTTACTGGGACCCGAAGGCAATGATACGATCCTGGGCAGTCCAGGGGATGACCTGCTTCAGGGCAATCCCGGATCGAACTACATCCAAGGGAATCAGGGTAACGATTTCCTGTATGCAGGACCCGATGATGATACCCTCTCTGGCGGCCCCGGTAATGATATCTTAGTGGGCCAAGTTGGAAATAATGTCTTGTATGGTAACGAAGGAAACGACATCCTCTATGGGGTTGCCGGGAATAACATCCTATTCGGAAATCAGGGGAACGACTGGGTAGTTGGGGGCGAGGGGAACGACATCATTTATGGCGGACAAGATGATGATACGGTTTTTGGGGGCGAGGGAGATGACCTACTTTATGGCGACAAAGGGAATGACGTCCTCTTGGGCAACGAAGGAAACGACACCCTCTACGCCGGGGAGGGAAACAACCTGTTATACGGGAATCAGGGCAATGATTTATTAGTGGGCAATGGGGGAGATGATACCCTCTACGGTGGACAAGATGATGATACGGTTTTTGGGGGCGACGGCGATGACCTCATTTTTGGCGACAAAGGGAATGATGTCCTCTTTGGCAACGGCGGCAATGATACGATCTCGGGTGGAGAGGGAGATGATCTGATTTTTGCCGATGAGGGGAACAACTGGTTAAACGGAAATGAAGGGAACGATATTTTGTATGGAGGAGAGGTCGATGATACTTTGTATGCCAATCAAGGCAACAATTTCCTCTCCGGGGGCGGGGGAAGTGATGTCTTAGTTGCCGGTTTCGGGAGCGATACGTTAGTTGGAGGAGCAGGTGGCGACCTCTTCATTCTGGCCCGGGGAACCGGAAGTTTCACCCGGAGCGAAGCCAATCTGATTGTTGATTTTACCTTCGGCGAAGATCAAATTGAACTGCTCGGGGAACTCCGGTTTGAGAACTTAAACTTTATACAAGAAGGGGATGGAAATTCCAGCAATACCCTCATCCAAGATATACGAACTGGGGAATATTTAGCCATCTTGCAGGGCGTGAGAAGAACCGACATCGAATTCACGCGCAGCGCTTTTATTGAACCCCCTCCGCCTCCAGATAGTGAGCCGGTGCTGTTTTTTCCGCCCAGCAATCCCATTCCCCCAGCACCGAGTCAAGTGTTTGTCGCCAATGACACCACTCCCCTAGGCCCGATCGCCATGCTTTCGACCGAGGGCAATTCCAGTAATACTGAGTATTCCCTGTTGGATGTTGTCGATAGTGAGGGAGAGTCAGTCTCTGACCTATTTGAAATCGATTCAGAAACTGGGGAGATTTTACTGACTAACACCGAGAACCTCAGCGATCGCAGTTATTTCGAGATTGAAGTAGCGGTTAGTGAAGCGGGAAGGAATACAGAAATTTTGGAGGTTTACCGGGTTTATACCTCCATTCAAACAGCGATCGCCCAAGCCAATCCGGGAGATACCATTATTGTCAGTGGCGGAACCTACTCCGAACTCTTGGAAATCAATAAAGCCTTGACGTTGAAAGGGTTTCATGCCGGTGTAGCCGGAGGTGACAGCGCTCGCGGGACTAATGAGACGGTGATTTCTAGTCAAGCGGGGGGTACCAGTATTAGAATTCTCGCCAGTAATGTCACCCTAGATGGCATCGAGACCAATGGAGATATTTTGGCCGTCCAAGGGAATAATGGGACAGGGATTGAGAATCTGGTCATTGAGAATGTGCGAGTTATTGATGCCCTCGATGGCATCAATTTAGAGGATGCGGCCACAGCAACGGTAGAGAATAATTTGATTCAAGGCAGTGGCGGGATTGTCTTGGGAATGTTTGACTCAACAATGAGTGCGATCGTTCGCAATAACACCTTGGACTCGGTGGATTTTGGCATCTTGGGGTCTTTGTCGGAGTCGGAAGTTGAAGATAATCAGGTGAGATTAGGGGAAAACCGCAATTTATCCAATTTACCTGTTGGCGCAGATCAAGAGGAGGTCGGGATTAAGCTGGTTTCTAATTCCGAGAATGTCACCCTGACCAATAATGCGATCGAGAATGCACCGATTGGGATAGTGGTTGAACCAGAAGTGACTAATGCCTTCCTGGAGAACAACAGCTTTAGTAATACCTCCGAGGAAATCCGGGTGATGGCGTCGAATAATCCGGCAGTGGTGACGGTGGAGAATCAACCCCAGATTAATATTATTACAGGTTCTAGCGGTCCCGACAGTTTGCAAGGCACTGAGGGGAATGACCTGTTGTTTCCCGGAGATGGGGTGGATACCCTCACAGGTGGAAAAGGTCAAGATATCTTTGTCTATGCCACCAGCAATTCCCCGGGAACGGCCAGCGATCGCATTACGGATTTTACCTTTGGATCCGATGGAGATGTGATCGCCTTGACGGAGAATCTCTCCGGGGTATCCGGGGGCACCCCAGTCACCCTGTCTAAGGCATCGGTGATGGATGGGACAGAGACGGTGATTCTCGATACTCAGGCTAATATTTTAGCCATTACGAGTAGTAATGCTCGGATTGGCTATGCAACGGATACGGGAAAACTCTATATCGATAATGATGGAGATTTTACCTCCGGCGCGATCGCCCAAGTCAATCTGGGCATCGGCAATTTAACCGCAGATAATATCATGTTTTTGGATTGA
- the trxA gene encoding thioredoxin, with translation MRNPIEKESRAMSAAAQVTDSTFKQEVLDSEVPVLVDFWAPWCGPCRMVAPVVDEIAQQYDGQVKVVKVNTDENPNVASQYGIRSIPTLMIFKGGQRVDMVVGAVPKTTLANTLEKYIAK, from the coding sequence TTGAGAAACCCTATAGAAAAGGAATCAAGGGCAATGTCAGCAGCCGCACAAGTTACAGACTCTACTTTTAAGCAAGAAGTGCTTGATAGCGAGGTTCCAGTTCTCGTCGATTTTTGGGCACCCTGGTGCGGACCTTGCCGGATGGTAGCCCCTGTTGTCGATGAAATCGCCCAGCAGTACGATGGTCAGGTTAAAGTCGTTAAAGTCAATACCGACGAAAACCCGAACGTGGCCAGCCAATACGGAATCAGAAGTATTCCTACTTTAATGATTTTCAAAGGTGGCCAACGGGTGGATATGGTGGTCGGGGCTGTGCCGAAGACGACCTTGGCTAATACCCTAGAAAAATATATAGCAAAGTAA
- a CDS encoding LOG family protein — translation MASPYSSDSLDRFQAQINELIDELPNLKFRKWIERSLWTLVRLTGEDIERLDWKILSAALLDMEAAFQAFHPHRHTRKITIFGSARTPPEAPEYQIAEAFGRAVVQQGFMVMTGAGGGIMDAGNKGASTANSFGLNIQLPFEQEANPYIDPQNLVEFKYFFTRKLFFLKESDAIALFPGGFGTQDEAFECLTLGQTGRFGPCPVVLIDCPGGDYWKDWDAYIRKHLLHRGLISPHDCSIYTITDNVDVACEAVRSFYRVYHSSRYVGDRFVIRLKTELSDEALAQLNEEFSDILVRGIIEKSQGLPEETGDETFELPRLIFFFNRRDAGRMYELIRRINTLGDSDSVESSHPERK, via the coding sequence ATGGCTTCCCCTTACTCTTCTGACTCTCTCGATCGCTTCCAGGCCCAGATTAATGAACTCATTGATGAGTTGCCCAACCTCAAATTTAGAAAATGGATTGAGCGATCGCTCTGGACCCTCGTTCGCCTGACGGGTGAAGATATTGAACGCCTGGACTGGAAAATTCTCAGTGCAGCTTTACTCGATATGGAAGCCGCCTTCCAAGCCTTTCATCCCCATCGCCATACCCGCAAAATCACCATTTTTGGGTCAGCGCGCACTCCACCAGAGGCCCCGGAATACCAAATTGCTGAAGCCTTTGGTCGTGCAGTCGTCCAGCAGGGATTTATGGTGATGACTGGGGCCGGGGGTGGCATTATGGACGCGGGCAATAAAGGAGCCTCAACCGCTAACTCCTTTGGCTTAAACATTCAACTGCCCTTTGAACAGGAAGCGAACCCCTATATTGACCCTCAGAATTTAGTCGAATTCAAATACTTCTTTACCCGCAAGTTATTTTTCCTCAAGGAAAGTGATGCGATCGCCCTGTTCCCCGGGGGATTCGGCACGCAAGATGAAGCGTTTGAATGCTTGACTCTAGGACAAACCGGGCGCTTTGGTCCCTGTCCCGTGGTCCTGATTGACTGTCCCGGGGGCGACTACTGGAAAGACTGGGATGCCTATATCCGCAAGCACCTCCTGCACCGAGGATTAATTAGTCCTCATGATTGCAGTATTTACACCATTACCGATAATGTCGATGTCGCCTGTGAAGCAGTTCGCAGTTTCTATCGCGTTTACCACTCCAGTCGCTATGTGGGCGATCGCTTCGTGATTCGCCTCAAAACCGAACTTTCCGATGAGGCCCTCGCCCAACTCAATGAAGAGTTTAGCGATATCCTCGTCCGAGGCATCATCGAAAAAAGCCAAGGATTACCGGAAGAAACCGGCGATGAAACCTTTGAACTCCCCCGCCTGATTTTCTTCTTTAACCGTCGGGATGCCGGACGGATGTATGAACTGATTCGCCGAATTAACACCCTCGGCGACTCCGATTCTGTAGAATCCTCTCATCCTGAGCGCAAATAA
- a CDS encoding Uma2 family endonuclease: protein MSLTVEHLKNLQSKLQNDSNDYQIELREGNLIVMGPSDIVSSYIGAQLSRLLGNWVTPRRLGLVFDSSGGFILPNADLTAPDVSYVSRSRMPRTVRYFSEVVPDLVVEIKSQSDRITKLREKILMFLEQGVKVGILIDPDELTVTLYRPNQTPIVFTDTETLTLPELLPGWELQISDLWPPVFEENGD from the coding sequence ATGTCTTTAACCGTTGAACACTTAAAAAACCTGCAATCGAAACTCCAAAATGATTCCAATGATTACCAGATAGAATTACGCGAGGGAAACCTGATTGTCATGGGTCCATCAGATATTGTTTCCAGCTATATTGGTGCCCAGTTGAGTCGATTGCTGGGTAATTGGGTAACTCCCCGTCGTCTGGGGTTAGTCTTTGACTCTAGCGGTGGGTTTATTTTACCGAATGCTGATTTAACCGCCCCGGATGTGTCTTATGTGTCGCGATCGCGAATGCCGCGCACAGTCCGGTATTTTAGCGAAGTGGTTCCGGATTTAGTAGTGGAAATCAAATCCCAAAGCGATCGGATTACTAAACTCCGAGAAAAAATTTTAATGTTTCTGGAACAAGGAGTAAAAGTGGGGATTTTAATCGACCCCGATGAGTTAACAGTTACCCTCTATCGCCCCAATCAAACCCCTATCGTTTTTACAGACACCGAAACCCTGACCCTTCCCGAATTGCTTCCGGGATGGGAATTACAAATTTCTGATTTATGGCCCCCAGTATTTGAAGAAAATGGGGATTAA
- a CDS encoding ABC transporter permease subunit, whose translation MKTYLLKRLLISIPTLIAISLVIFTILALAPGDPLGEFATNPAITAEVRENLRRSFGLDQPIHIRYLKWAFAFFTGDMGYSFTSRSPVIDLILQRLPTTFWVVGSAYLLGILIAFPLGILSALNRYSVVDKIATTFAFLWFSLPTFFTGVLFIIIFSVQLNWFPFIYNSTLKVTDWNSFIAQVQQSIMPISVLGLYQAAILMRFIRSSILEQLYQQYVRTAYAKGLSKFRVIQRHVLRNALIPVVTLVALDIPAVFTGALVTEQVFRVPGIGSLLIDSIYRSDTPVVMAITFIYAVLIVVFNLIADLLYALLDPRVNYHQ comes from the coding sequence ATGAAAACCTATTTGTTGAAACGCCTGCTGATTTCTATTCCCACCTTAATTGCCATTAGTCTCGTCATTTTTACCATCTTAGCCTTAGCACCTGGAGACCCATTAGGAGAATTTGCCACCAATCCCGCAATCACCGCCGAAGTGCGGGAAAATCTGCGGCGTTCCTTTGGATTGGACCAACCGATTCATATCCGATATTTGAAATGGGCATTCGCCTTTTTTACCGGAGATATGGGATACTCATTTACCAGTCGCAGTCCCGTTATCGACTTAATTTTGCAACGATTACCGACCACCTTTTGGGTCGTCGGTTCTGCCTATCTCTTAGGCATCCTCATCGCCTTTCCCCTCGGCATTCTCTCCGCCCTCAACCGCTACTCTGTAGTAGACAAAATTGCCACAACTTTTGCTTTTTTATGGTTCTCTCTCCCCACTTTTTTCACCGGGGTGCTGTTTATCATTATTTTCAGTGTTCAACTCAACTGGTTTCCCTTTATTTATAATAGCACCTTAAAGGTAACCGATTGGAACAGTTTTATCGCTCAAGTTCAACAGTCTATTATGCCGATTTCTGTGTTAGGACTGTATCAAGCCGCGATTTTAATGCGGTTTATCCGGTCCTCGATTTTAGAACAACTCTATCAGCAATATGTCCGCACGGCTTACGCGAAAGGATTATCCAAATTTAGGGTGATCCAACGGCACGTTTTAAGGAATGCTTTGATTCCGGTGGTTACTCTGGTGGCCCTGGATATTCCTGCGGTATTTACCGGCGCATTAGTCACCGAACAAGTGTTTCGAGTTCCCGGAATCGGTTCTCTATTAATTGATTCCATTTATCGCAGTGATACCCCGGTAGTGATGGCAATCACTTTTATTTATGCTGTGTTAATTGTGGTGTTTAATTTAATCGCAGATTTGCTGTATGCCCTCTTAGACCCGAGGGTGAACTATCATCAATAA
- a CDS encoding GuaB3 family IMP dehydrogenase-related protein translates to MDIQIGRGKTARRAYGIDEIALVPGTRTLDPSLADTRWTLGGIEREIPIIASAMDGVVDVRMAVLLSQLGAMGVLNLEGIQTRYEDPEPILDRISSVGKEEFVGLMQELYAKPIQPELIEKRIHQIKSQGGIAAVSATPAGAAQYGASVAKAGADLFFVQGTVVSTDHLSPESITPLDLAKFCQEMPIPVILGNCVTYEVSLKLMKAGAAAIMVGIGPGAACTSRGVLGIGVPQATAVADCAAARDNFYRETGIYVSIIADGGLVTGGDICKCIACGADGVMIGSPFARANEAPGRGYHWGMATPSPVLPRGTRIRVGSTGSLEQILRGPAGLDDGTHNLLGALKTSMGTLGAKDMKEMQQVEVAIAPSLLTEGKVYQKAQQLGMGK, encoded by the coding sequence GTGGACATTCAAATTGGGCGTGGCAAAACAGCTCGCAGGGCATACGGAATTGATGAAATTGCCTTAGTCCCGGGTACGAGAACGCTAGATCCTTCTTTAGCGGATACGCGCTGGACCCTTGGCGGGATTGAGAGAGAAATTCCGATCATCGCCAGTGCGATGGATGGAGTCGTTGATGTCCGCATGGCAGTTTTGCTTTCTCAATTGGGCGCGATGGGTGTCTTGAACTTGGAAGGCATTCAAACCCGGTATGAAGATCCCGAACCGATTCTCGATCGCATTTCATCCGTCGGCAAAGAAGAGTTTGTGGGATTGATGCAGGAACTCTATGCTAAACCGATTCAGCCGGAGTTAATCGAGAAGCGTATTCATCAAATTAAAAGCCAAGGCGGGATCGCTGCCGTCAGTGCGACTCCAGCAGGGGCCGCCCAGTATGGGGCATCAGTGGCCAAAGCTGGGGCTGATTTGTTTTTCGTCCAAGGGACCGTGGTTTCCACGGATCACTTATCTCCCGAGTCCATCACCCCTCTGGACTTGGCTAAATTTTGTCAGGAAATGCCGATTCCCGTGATTTTGGGCAATTGCGTCACCTACGAGGTGAGTCTGAAATTAATGAAAGCGGGTGCAGCAGCGATTATGGTCGGGATTGGACCCGGTGCCGCTTGTACTTCTCGCGGGGTTTTAGGCATTGGAGTTCCCCAGGCAACCGCAGTGGCGGATTGTGCTGCCGCCCGGGATAATTTTTACCGGGAAACCGGAATCTACGTTTCTATCATCGCCGATGGCGGCTTGGTGACGGGGGGAGATATCTGTAAATGTATTGCCTGTGGTGCTGATGGGGTGATGATTGGCTCTCCCTTTGCTCGGGCGAACGAAGCACCAGGACGGGGCTATCACTGGGGAATGGCGACGCCTTCACCAGTGCTTCCTCGGGGAACACGGATTCGGGTCGGCAGTACCGGGAGTTTAGAACAAATTCTCCGGGGGCCTGCGGGTCTGGATGATGGGACTCATAACCTCTTAGGAGCGCTGAAAACCAGTATGGGGACGTTAGGGGCCAAGGACATGAAGGAAATGCAACAGGTGGAAGTGGCGATCGCGCCTTCTTTGCTCACGGAAGGAAAAGTCTATCAAAAAGCACAACAACTCGGAATGGGTAAGTAA